CGGCATCGGCGGCGTGGAGCACCACTGCGACTCGTCCGAGGCGTACTACACGCACACGCCGGGCCTGACCGTCGTCACCCCCGGCACCCCCGACGACGCCTACCGCCTGCTGCGCGACGCCATCGCCTCACCCGACCCGGTGATCTTCCTCGAACCCAAGCGCCGCTACTGGTCCAAGGGCGAGGTGACGTTCGAGGGGTCGACGCCGATGGACCGCGCCGTCATCCGCCGCCCCGGCCGCGACGTCACGGTGATCGCGTACGGCCCGATGGTCGCCACGGCTCTGGAGACCGCCGAGGCGGCGACGGAGGAGGGCTGGGACGTCGAGGTCGTGGACCTGCGCTCGCTCGCACCCTTCGACGACGAGACCGTGTGCGCGTCGGTCCGCCGCACCGGCCGCGCGGTGGTCGTCCACGAGGCCTCGGGCTTCGGCGGCTACGGCGCGGAGGTGGCGGCCCGCGTGACGGAGCGCTGCTTCCACCACCTGCACGCGCCCGTCCTGCGCGTGACGGGCTGGGACATCCCGTACCCGCCGCCGAAGCTGGAGGAGCACCACCTGCCGAACGTGGACCGGATCCTGGACACCATCGCCCGGTTGCAGTGGGACGACGAGGTCGTGGGGGTGCGCGGTGCCTGACTTCCGCTTGCCCGACCTCGGTGAGGGCCTGACCGAGGGCGAGATCGTGAACTGGCTGGTGGACGTGGGCGACCAGGTCACCATCGACCAGCCGGTCGTCGAGGTCGAGACCGCGAAGGCCGTGGTGGAGGTGCCCTGCCCCTACGCGGGTGTGATCACGGCCCGCCACGGCCGGGAGGGCGAAAAGCTGGCGGTCGGGGCGGTCCTGCTCACGGTCGGCGAGGTGTCGTCGGAGTACAGCGGCAACGTCCTCATCGGCTACGGCACCTCGGAACCCACCCGCCGCTCCCGCCGCACCCGCCGCGGGGCCGCCATCTCCTCGCAGAGCCCCACGCCCGAAACTGTCGTACCCCCGCGGGACAATGGTGACCGGGGGCCGGAGGCCGGCCTGGTTGACCGGGGGCCGGAGCCCGGCCCGGGTGATCGAGGGCCGGAGGCCGACCTGGGCGACCGAGGGCCGGAGGCCGGCCTGGCGCCGGCGGTGATCTCGCCGATCGTCCGGCAGTTGGCGCGCGAGAACGGCCTGTCCCTCACCGCGATCCGAGGCACCGGCCCCGGCGGCGTCATCCGCCGAGCCGACGTCGAACGCGAACTGGCCACCGCCAAGACCGCCTCCGCACCGACCCAGCCCGCCGCCACGACCGCAGGCACCGCCGCGGCCCCCGGCACCACCACGGTCGCCCGGCGGATCCCGTTGCGCGGCCTGCGTGGCGCAGTGGCGGAAAAACTGGCCACCTCCCGCCGCGAGATCCCCGAAGCCACCGTCTGGGTGGACGTCGACGCCACCGGCCTCCTGGCCGCCCGCGCCGCGCTGCCCGACGTGTCCCTCCTCGCCCTCCTGGCCCGCTTCACCGTCCTCGGCCTGCGCAAGTTCCCCGAGCTCAACTCCCGCGTCGACCAGGACGAGATCGCCGTCCTCGACCAGGTGCACCTCGGGTTCGCCGCCCAGACCGACCGCGGCCTGGTCGTCCCGGTCGTCAAGGACGCCCACACCCTCACCACCACCGCCCTGGCCCGCGCCATCACCGACCTCGCCACCCAGGCCCGCGAAGGCCGCATCCCCCCGGCCGCCCTCACCGGCGGCACCTTCACGGTCAACAACTACGGCGTGTTCGGCGTGGACGGTTCGGCCGCCATCATCAACCACCCGGAAGCCGCGATCCTCGGCATCGGCCGCATCATCGACCGACCGTGGGCCGTGGACGGTCAGCTCCAGGTCCGCAAGGTCGCCCAGTTGACCCTCGCCTTCGACCACCGGGTGTGCGACGGCGGCACGGCGGGCGGCTTCCTGCGGTTCGTCGCGGACTGCGTCGAGAACCCGATCACCGCACTGGGTGAGCTGTGAGCGAAACCCGGCCGCGCCGGCGGCCGGGTTCGCCATAGATTGATCGACATGAGCAAGCCCGACTACCCGATCCGCACCGAGCGCCTCCTGCTCCGCCCGTTCACCCCCGACGACCACGCCGACCTGCACGCCTACCAGTCCCTGCCGGAAGTCGTGCGCTACCTCTACGGCGGCCCCCGCACCCCCGAGGAGACGACCGACAACCTCAAGCTCAAGATGTCGGTCACCTGGCCGGAGAAGGAGGGCGACAACCTGTCCCTCGCGGTCGTGCACGGGGGTCGGGTCATCGGCGAGGCGGTCCTGAAGTACCTCAGCGAGGCCTACCGCCAGGGCGAGATCGGCTACATCTTCCACCCCGACCACCACGGCCGCGGCTTCGCCACCGAGGCGTCCAGGGCCATGCTCGACCTCGGGTTCGACCACCTGGGCCTGCACCGCATCGTCGCCTCCTGCGACGCGCACAACGACAAGTCGTGGCACGTCATGGAACGCCTGGGCATGCGCCGCGAAGCCCACTTCCGCCACCACGAGATCTTCAAGGGCGAGTGGGGCGAGGAGTTCATCTACGCGATCCTGGAAGACGAGTGGCGGGCGGCGCGCTCCTGACCCTGTCGTGCGCCGCGGTCCTGACCTGGTCGTGCGGCCACACCGCGTCCGCGTCCAGCCCCAGCTCCCGCATGGCGTGCCCGATCCGCTTGCCGAGGTCCGGCCGCAGCGCCGCGACGGTCTCCACGTCGACCTCGCCGAGCACCCGCGCCACGCCCCACTCCGGGGCGAACTCGAACCCGCTCTCGTGCAGCCGCAGCCACGCGTCCACCACGGCCACCGCCGCCAGGTCCGCCACGGCCGCCGAGTCCCAGTGCTCGGCCACGAGCGCCACCAGCTCCCGGTCCGGCCCGCCGCGCCCGATGC
This DNA window, taken from Saccharothrix variisporea, encodes the following:
- a CDS encoding alpha-ketoacid dehydrogenase subunit beta, with translation MTAQSTSQSTSLSMAAALNRAMADALAEDPTVLVFGEDVGALGGVFRVTDGLEARFGSHRVFDTPLAESGIVGTAIGMAMNGLRPVVEMQFDAFAYPAFEQITSHLAKLRNRTRGRIGLPVVIRVPYGGGIGGVEHHCDSSEAYYTHTPGLTVVTPGTPDDAYRLLRDAIASPDPVIFLEPKRRYWSKGEVTFEGSTPMDRAVIRRPGRDVTVIAYGPMVATALETAEAATEEGWDVEVVDLRSLAPFDDETVCASVRRTGRAVVVHEASGFGGYGAEVAARVTERCFHHLHAPVLRVTGWDIPYPPPKLEEHHLPNVDRILDTIARLQWDDEVVGVRGA
- a CDS encoding GNAT family N-acetyltransferase, whose protein sequence is MSKPDYPIRTERLLLRPFTPDDHADLHAYQSLPEVVRYLYGGPRTPEETTDNLKLKMSVTWPEKEGDNLSLAVVHGGRVIGEAVLKYLSEAYRQGEIGYIFHPDHHGRGFATEASRAMLDLGFDHLGLHRIVASCDAHNDKSWHVMERLGMRREAHFRHHEIFKGEWGEEFIYAILEDEWRAARS
- a CDS encoding dihydrolipoamide acetyltransferase family protein, with the protein product MPDFRLPDLGEGLTEGEIVNWLVDVGDQVTIDQPVVEVETAKAVVEVPCPYAGVITARHGREGEKLAVGAVLLTVGEVSSEYSGNVLIGYGTSEPTRRSRRTRRGAAISSQSPTPETVVPPRDNGDRGPEAGLVDRGPEPGPGDRGPEADLGDRGPEAGLAPAVISPIVRQLARENGLSLTAIRGTGPGGVIRRADVERELATAKTASAPTQPAATTAGTAAAPGTTTVARRIPLRGLRGAVAEKLATSRREIPEATVWVDVDATGLLAARAALPDVSLLALLARFTVLGLRKFPELNSRVDQDEIAVLDQVHLGFAAQTDRGLVVPVVKDAHTLTTTALARAITDLATQAREGRIPPAALTGGTFTVNNYGVFGVDGSAAIINHPEAAILGIGRIIDRPWAVDGQLQVRKVAQLTLAFDHRVCDGGTAGGFLRFVADCVENPITALGEL